One region of Acaryochloris thomasi RCC1774 genomic DNA includes:
- the pheT gene encoding phenylalanine--tRNA ligase subunit beta produces the protein MRISLNWLKTLVPVTLPPEELGEKLTMVGFEVEDIEDRRTWADGVVVGKVLTCEPHPNADKLRVCTVDIGADEPSQIVCGAPNVAAGLHVPVATVGTRLPSMGIKIKKAKLRGVPSHGMICSLTELGLETDIDGIHSFCSDVNAGDDVRPLLGLDDVILDLTSTANRADALSMVGVAREVSALTGAEVTLPEIPDVKIPQGKKEVEVSIAAPETCSAYMATIVKNVTVGPSPDWLKQRLLAAGTRPINNVVDITNYILLEWGQPLHAFDAEALPQKKGLSLGVRFAKEGEELKTLDGEMRSQTPTSLMITAADQPIALAGIMGGEESEVKNTTNTIVLEAALFDALTVRRSARPHSLRTEASARYERGVNETQLDIACNHALKLLTELAGGQVTAQAIADHRTPIQRSIELRLDRVNQILGPVKGSDGQPTLLKASEVTEILEALGFSSTVTDQIWTVAVPPHRYRDIEREIDLIEEIARLYGYDRFCETLPAKTEPGFLPPEEKFTQKLRQVMRGAGLTELLHYSWVRPNESKNEALDGITVVNPLLVEFSALRSELLTGLLNAFSYNLEQGNGPLNGFELGRVFWKEGEALREANAIAGILGGDPAQGKWIRGKDRDRPLSWFGAKGCLERIFEQMGLAIEFRADPGDHRLHPGRTASLWLNDSACGRFGQLHPQLCQERDLPEATYVFELHQDVLLQTDADAAAAFATYSTYPAVDRDLAFFITTETPVQKIEQVIWKAAKSGQLLDSVELFDEYRGDSVPEGQRSLAFRLIYRAEDRTLTEEDVTPIHEQVRKALADQLNASLRS, from the coding sequence ATGCGGATCTCTCTCAACTGGCTCAAAACCCTAGTCCCCGTTACGCTCCCCCCTGAAGAACTAGGCGAGAAGCTAACGATGGTTGGGTTTGAAGTAGAAGATATTGAAGATCGCCGCACCTGGGCCGATGGCGTTGTCGTGGGTAAAGTCCTGACCTGCGAACCCCATCCCAATGCCGATAAGCTGCGGGTCTGCACCGTCGATATCGGAGCAGACGAGCCATCCCAGATTGTTTGTGGTGCCCCTAATGTCGCCGCAGGGCTTCACGTTCCCGTCGCCACAGTCGGGACTCGATTGCCCAGCATGGGTATCAAAATCAAGAAAGCAAAGCTTCGAGGTGTGCCTTCCCACGGCATGATTTGCTCTCTAACGGAGCTGGGTCTAGAAACTGATATAGACGGTATTCATAGCTTTTGTTCTGATGTAAATGCAGGAGATGACGTCCGTCCCCTGCTCGGACTCGACGATGTAATTCTTGACCTGACCTCCACCGCCAACCGTGCGGATGCTCTAAGCATGGTGGGGGTCGCCCGGGAGGTCTCAGCTCTCACTGGGGCAGAAGTCACACTGCCCGAGATCCCGGACGTAAAAATTCCGCAGGGGAAAAAAGAAGTTGAGGTGAGCATTGCCGCCCCTGAGACTTGCTCCGCCTACATGGCCACAATCGTTAAAAATGTCACTGTTGGACCTTCTCCCGACTGGCTGAAGCAGCGATTACTAGCGGCGGGGACTCGCCCCATTAATAACGTAGTGGATATCACAAACTATATTTTGCTGGAGTGGGGACAGCCCCTTCATGCCTTTGATGCTGAAGCTTTACCCCAGAAAAAGGGCCTCTCGCTGGGAGTCAGGTTTGCTAAGGAAGGAGAAGAGCTAAAAACCCTGGATGGGGAGATGCGATCGCAAACCCCCACTAGCCTCATGATTACCGCCGCCGATCAGCCCATAGCCCTCGCCGGAATCATGGGTGGTGAAGAGAGTGAAGTCAAAAACACCACCAATACAATTGTCCTAGAAGCAGCCCTCTTTGACGCCCTCACCGTGCGCCGATCTGCGCGTCCCCACAGCCTCCGTACCGAAGCCTCGGCCCGCTATGAGCGGGGCGTCAATGAAACCCAGCTCGATATCGCCTGTAACCATGCCCTCAAGTTGCTGACTGAGTTAGCCGGTGGACAGGTGACCGCCCAGGCCATTGCCGATCACCGCACCCCCATTCAGCGTTCCATTGAGCTGCGCTTAGATCGCGTCAATCAAATCCTCGGCCCTGTCAAAGGCTCTGACGGACAGCCCACGTTGCTTAAAGCCAGTGAAGTGACCGAAATTTTAGAGGCGCTGGGGTTCTCCTCAACCGTCACCGATCAAATCTGGACTGTTGCCGTACCGCCCCACCGTTACCGAGACATTGAGCGTGAGATTGATCTGATTGAAGAGATTGCTCGCCTCTATGGCTACGATCGTTTTTGTGAGACGCTACCGGCAAAAACAGAGCCAGGTTTTTTGCCCCCTGAAGAGAAATTCACGCAGAAACTGCGTCAGGTGATGCGCGGCGCAGGCTTAACAGAGCTGCTTCACTATTCTTGGGTGAGGCCAAATGAGTCTAAGAATGAAGCGCTTGACGGCATTACCGTGGTCAACCCCCTACTTGTCGAGTTCTCGGCGCTCCGATCGGAGTTACTCACAGGGCTGCTCAATGCTTTCTCTTATAATCTAGAGCAAGGTAACGGTCCACTGAACGGCTTTGAACTAGGCCGCGTGTTCTGGAAAGAGGGCGAAGCACTGCGAGAAGCCAACGCCATTGCCGGAATTCTAGGTGGCGACCCCGCCCAAGGCAAATGGATTAGAGGCAAGGATCGTGACCGTCCCCTCTCTTGGTTTGGAGCCAAAGGCTGCCTAGAGCGAATCTTTGAACAAATGGGCCTCGCGATTGAGTTCCGGGCTGATCCAGGGGATCACCGTCTGCATCCAGGGCGTACGGCTTCGCTATGGCTCAATGACAGCGCCTGTGGCCGCTTTGGACAACTGCATCCGCAGCTCTGCCAAGAGCGCGATTTACCGGAAGCCACCTACGTCTTTGAACTGCATCAGGATGTGCTGCTCCAGACTGATGCCGATGCAGCAGCAGCCTTTGCCACCTATTCAACCTACCCTGCTGTTGATCGAGACTTGGCCTTCTTCATTACCACAGAGACACCTGTGCAAAAGATTGAGCAGGTGATCTGGAAAGCTGCTAAAAGCGGGCAGCTCCTAGACTCAGTGGAGCTATTTGATGAATATCGAGGTGATTCAGTCCCCGAGGGGCAAAGAAGCTTGGCGTTTCGCCTAATCTACCGGGCTGAGGATCGCACCCTCACCGAAGAAGACGTCACCCCGATCCATGAGCAGGTCCGCAAGGCGCTTGCCGATCAGCTCAACGCTAGCCTTAGGAGTTAG
- a CDS encoding universal stress protein has product MFQTILVALDNPELSEQIMQAVTQIKLQPSDQVILTHVMPSSESMLDQPADRPSNDPQGLYRQIEQRLKTRQEELSCQTELEIVAGDPAEEIVRLANIHKAQLIVIGTRGLTGVNRILKGSVSSQVVSEAHCSVMVVKPNS; this is encoded by the coding sequence GTGTTCCAGACCATCTTGGTAGCCCTGGATAACCCTGAATTGTCAGAGCAAATTATGCAGGCAGTGACTCAAATCAAGCTGCAGCCCTCTGATCAGGTCATTTTGACCCATGTAATGCCGTCCTCTGAGTCCATGCTCGATCAGCCCGCAGATCGCCCTTCGAACGATCCACAGGGCCTCTACCGTCAAATAGAGCAGCGACTTAAAACACGCCAAGAAGAGCTCTCCTGTCAGACAGAGCTAGAGATCGTGGCCGGTGATCCCGCCGAGGAAATCGTCAGATTAGCAAATATCCACAAAGCTCAACTGATCGTCATTGGCACCCGAGGATTAACGGGGGTCAACCGAATTCTCAAGGGATCTGTCAGCAGTCAAGTGGTGAGTGAAGCCCACTGCTCGGTGATGGTGGTTAAGCCTAACTCCTAA
- the hisD gene encoding histidinol dehydrogenase has protein sequence MLRIITQQAEAQTELQRICDRTHDDQVIHKEATVREVLQTVKRQGDHALLRYTSEFDKQTLTVDELRVSGAELDAAYQQISKGLLDAIRLAHQKIEAFHQQRKPTSWVQFAEDDVVLGKRYTPVDRAGLYVPGGRASYPSTVLMNAVPALVAGVKRCVMVTPPGPDKQMNAAVLVAAQEAGIQEIYRVGGAQAIAALAYGTETIPQVDVISGPGNIYVTLAKKLVYGTVGIDSLAGPSEVLIIADHTANPTYVAADLLAQAEHDPMAAAILITTDAALANKVVLEVKEQLENHTRRTLTEKAIAHYGIAIVVEDLETAAQLSNQFAPEHLELEVAEPWDLLESIRHAGAIFLGNHTPEAVGDYLAGPNHTLPTSGAARYASALGVETFMKHSSLIQYSPEALHKIAGDIDLLTQAEGLPSHGDSVRLRTHNPLDSDAIGESN, from the coding sequence ATGCTGCGCATTATCACCCAGCAGGCTGAGGCCCAAACAGAACTCCAGCGTATTTGCGATCGCACCCACGACGATCAGGTTATCCATAAAGAAGCCACGGTTCGCGAAGTATTGCAAACCGTTAAGCGTCAGGGCGATCACGCCCTGCTCCGCTACACGTCTGAATTTGATAAACAGACATTAACGGTGGACGAGCTGCGCGTGAGCGGAGCCGAGCTAGATGCAGCCTACCAGCAAATCTCGAAGGGATTGCTGGACGCCATTCGACTCGCCCATCAAAAAATCGAAGCCTTCCATCAACAGCGCAAACCCACTAGCTGGGTTCAATTTGCCGAAGACGACGTCGTTCTCGGGAAGCGATACACCCCTGTAGACAGAGCCGGCCTTTACGTTCCCGGCGGTCGGGCTTCTTATCCCAGCACAGTCTTAATGAATGCGGTGCCTGCGCTCGTCGCTGGCGTTAAGCGGTGCGTCATGGTCACGCCACCTGGACCAGACAAGCAGATGAATGCAGCCGTATTAGTGGCAGCTCAAGAAGCCGGAATTCAAGAAATTTACCGCGTTGGCGGTGCCCAAGCGATTGCGGCCCTAGCCTACGGCACCGAAACAATCCCTCAAGTTGATGTTATTTCTGGGCCGGGGAATATCTACGTCACTCTAGCCAAGAAGCTGGTTTACGGCACCGTTGGCATTGACTCCCTAGCCGGTCCTTCAGAGGTGCTGATTATTGCCGATCACACCGCCAATCCGACCTACGTCGCGGCAGATCTACTGGCGCAAGCTGAACATGATCCAATGGCGGCGGCGATTTTAATCACCACCGATGCTGCCCTCGCCAACAAAGTAGTACTGGAGGTTAAAGAACAGCTTGAAAACCACACGCGACGGACGCTGACAGAAAAAGCGATCGCCCACTACGGTATTGCGATCGTGGTCGAAGATCTAGAGACTGCTGCCCAGCTCTCTAACCAATTCGCACCTGAGCATTTAGAGCTAGAGGTTGCTGAACCCTGGGATCTTCTGGAATCTATTCGCCATGCTGGCGCCATCTTTTTGGGTAATCACACCCCCGAAGCCGTGGGTGATTACCTAGCAGGCCCCAACCATACCCTACCCACCTCTGGGGCCGCACGCTACGCCTCGGCTTTAGGTGTAGAGACATTTATGAAACATTCCAGTCTCATTCAATACTCCCCTGAGGCCCTGCATAAAATTGCCGGTGACATTGACCTGCTAACCCAGGCTGAAGGCCTACCTTCCCATGGAGACTCCGTGCGTTTAAGAACGCACAACCCATTAGATTCCGATGCAATTGGGGAGAGCAATTGA
- the rpsT gene encoding 30S ribosomal protein S20 — protein sequence MANIKSASKRIKIAERNRLENKAYKSAIKTLSKRFLEALDEYGTKPSTEQMTTVETKLSAAFSKIDKAVKRGVLHRNTGARKKARLARALAQHTAAAS from the coding sequence GTGGCCAATATTAAGTCTGCATCAAAGCGCATCAAAATTGCGGAACGTAACCGCCTTGAGAACAAAGCCTACAAATCCGCTATCAAAACCTTGTCCAAGCGCTTTTTAGAGGCGCTTGACGAATATGGCACCAAGCCCAGTACAGAGCAAATGACGACCGTAGAAACGAAGCTATCTGCCGCCTTCAGTAAAATTGACAAGGCTGTCAAGCGAGGCGTCCTACATCGCAATACTGGAGCACGGAAAAAAGCCCGTCTGGCACGAGCTCTAGCTCAACATACGGCAGCAGCTTCGTAA
- a CDS encoding TatD family hydrolase — translation MHLIDTHVHLNFEAFQPDLNEIAQRWRECGIVRLVHSCVTPSEFHAIQALAQRFPELYFAVGLHPMDMEQWTTDTANRIRALAQSDSKVVAIGETGLDLFKAQDQAEQELSLWAHLQIAKDLGLPVILHCRDAAQPMADLLRRFWAQQGPVTGVMHCWSGTPEETQMFLDLGFYVSFSGIVTFKNAAQVHASAQMVSCDRILIETDCPFLTPEPKRKQRRNEPANVYHVAEKVAKLRNVSLETLASETTANACRLFQLPVPTESATLIHT, via the coding sequence ATGCACCTGATTGACACTCACGTTCATCTAAATTTTGAAGCCTTTCAGCCTGATCTCAATGAGATTGCTCAGCGCTGGCGAGAATGCGGGATCGTTCGCTTGGTCCACTCCTGTGTGACGCCTTCCGAATTCCATGCAATTCAGGCTTTAGCCCAGCGGTTTCCTGAGTTGTACTTTGCCGTTGGGCTGCACCCAATGGATATGGAGCAGTGGACAACTGATACGGCTAATCGCATTCGTGCGCTGGCCCAGTCAGATTCAAAGGTCGTTGCCATTGGGGAGACCGGGCTAGATTTGTTCAAGGCTCAAGATCAGGCAGAACAGGAGCTCAGTTTGTGGGCTCACCTGCAAATTGCAAAAGACTTGGGATTGCCCGTGATTCTTCACTGTCGTGACGCAGCCCAGCCGATGGCGGATCTACTGCGCCGGTTTTGGGCGCAGCAGGGTCCGGTTACCGGCGTGATGCACTGCTGGAGCGGTACACCAGAAGAAACTCAGATGTTCTTGGACCTCGGCTTCTACGTTAGTTTTAGCGGTATTGTGACGTTCAAAAATGCCGCGCAGGTACATGCGTCAGCGCAGATGGTGAGTTGCGATCGCATCCTAATCGAAACCGACTGTCCCTTCTTGACGCCTGAGCCCAAACGCAAGCAGCGCCGCAACGAACCCGCAAACGTTTACCACGTTGCTGAAAAAGTAGCGAAGTTGAGAAACGTTTCCCTCGAAACCTTGGCCTCCGAAACGACTGCCAACGCCTGCCGCCTCTTTCAGCTTCCAGTACCCACCGAGTCCGCAACCTTAATTCACACCTAG